In Nitrospira sp., the following are encoded in one genomic region:
- a CDS encoding sigma-70 family RNA polymerase sigma factor, protein MNAATTTYTEPFGRPSSLDGQSLSISMRTVVTTAEHQLIARLRKGEERAFDELVNKHHDVLIRMAIGYVADREAAEEVVQDTWMAVIEGLNRFEGRSSLRTWIFGIMIHKAKDRGVREKRHRTFSSFESADDDSEEAVDPSRFHRSGEWAGSWALPPQPWDDQTPEKLLASQQAVDAMNRAIEALPRALKDVLILRDVEGVGTTEVCEALRITETNLYVRLHRARERVRQAVETYLEGQSTV, encoded by the coding sequence ACCTATACAGAACCATTTGGGCGCCCTTCGTCTCTTGATGGTCAGTCCTTATCGATATCGATGAGGACTGTAGTAACCACTGCCGAACACCAGCTGATCGCCAGGCTTCGGAAGGGAGAGGAGCGAGCCTTCGACGAGTTGGTCAACAAGCATCATGACGTACTGATTCGCATGGCCATAGGGTATGTGGCGGATCGGGAAGCGGCGGAAGAAGTCGTCCAGGATACCTGGATGGCGGTGATCGAAGGGTTAAATCGATTTGAAGGCCGGTCATCACTCAGGACCTGGATCTTTGGGATCATGATTCACAAGGCCAAGGATCGAGGAGTGCGCGAAAAACGGCACAGGACTTTCTCCTCCTTCGAGTCTGCCGACGATGACAGCGAGGAAGCGGTTGATCCATCTCGGTTTCACCGGTCCGGTGAATGGGCCGGCTCCTGGGCCCTTCCGCCTCAGCCATGGGACGACCAGACACCGGAGAAGCTCTTGGCATCACAGCAGGCGGTCGATGCCATGAATCGGGCTATTGAGGCGTTACCACGGGCCTTGAAGGACGTCTTGATCTTGCGTGATGTCGAGGGAGTCGGCACAACGGAGGTTTGCGAAGCCTTGAGGATTACTGAAACAAATCTGTATGTCAGGCTCCATCGGGCCAGAGAGCGGGTGCGCCAGGCAGTGGAGACCTATCTGGAAGGGCAATCTACTGTGTAA
- a CDS encoding efflux RND transporter periplasmic adaptor subunit has protein sequence MIATLVRSRIAIAAIVLCGFYLGYRIYESQSEAASLRDRTLEEAVPTVAVVSPKPTPKSESIVLPGTIVGWYEAPIYARVTGYVKMWYKRYGDEVKKGDLLAEISTPDLDAEYLQAQADLASERAKYKLADVTANRWIALRPNHAVSEQSITVQEQNLKSQAAVVRAAEQKVKNIEAFIGFKKIIAPFDGVVIQRNINVGDLVSKEGNLNTPNAKSNLFTVAVVDKLRLFVNVPQTFGPFLRPGLTADVTVAPLPHRHFNFQFLTVAKGFEIGTRTATTIFTIENEDRALWPGTYAQVHMTTPIDQEAFILPSSVLIYKEHGTQVAVVKEDDHLRLQPITVDKLFDNIIQVSEGIGPNDRIVNNPSAALLEGSKVRIVTPELGYDLNPEETTT, from the coding sequence ATGATCGCGACACTTGTTCGATCACGTATCGCCATTGCAGCCATTGTTCTGTGCGGATTCTATCTCGGCTATCGGATATATGAGTCCCAAAGCGAGGCCGCTTCGCTGCGCGACAGGACGCTCGAAGAGGCCGTCCCCACGGTCGCGGTCGTTTCTCCCAAGCCGACTCCGAAGTCCGAGTCCATTGTGCTTCCCGGCACTATCGTCGGCTGGTACGAAGCGCCGATCTACGCGCGCGTCACGGGCTATGTGAAAATGTGGTACAAGCGCTACGGCGACGAAGTGAAAAAGGGCGATCTCCTCGCCGAAATCAGTACGCCGGATCTCGACGCCGAATATCTACAGGCTCAGGCGGATTTGGCATCAGAGCGCGCCAAGTACAAACTCGCCGACGTGACCGCGAATCGCTGGATCGCGCTGCGTCCCAATCATGCGGTGTCCGAGCAGTCGATCACGGTGCAAGAACAAAACTTGAAATCTCAGGCCGCGGTGGTCAGGGCCGCGGAGCAAAAGGTCAAGAACATCGAGGCGTTCATTGGATTTAAAAAGATCATCGCGCCCTTTGACGGTGTCGTCATCCAACGTAACATCAACGTCGGCGACTTGGTCAGTAAGGAGGGCAACCTCAACACCCCCAATGCAAAATCGAACCTGTTTACAGTCGCCGTCGTCGATAAATTGCGTCTCTTCGTCAATGTGCCACAGACGTTCGGGCCGTTTCTCCGTCCAGGCTTGACGGCCGACGTGACCGTGGCGCCGCTGCCTCACCGGCATTTCAACTTCCAGTTTCTGACCGTCGCCAAGGGATTTGAAATAGGCACACGCACGGCCACCACTATTTTCACGATCGAGAACGAGGACCGTGCGCTCTGGCCCGGCACCTATGCCCAAGTCCACATGACGACGCCGATCGATCAAGAAGCCTTCATTCTGCCGTCCTCCGTATTGATCTATAAGGAACATGGCACACAAGTGGCCGTGGTGAAGGAGGATGACCATCTGCGCTTGCAACCAATCACTGTGGACAAACTCTTCGACAACATCATCCAAGTCTCAGAGGGGATCGGCCCGAACGACCGCATCGTGAACAACCCCAGCGCAGCGTTGCTCGAAGGCTCCAAAGTGCGCATCGTGACGCCGGAGCTCGGATACGACCTCAACCCAGAGGAAACGACCACATGA
- a CDS encoding efflux RND transporter permease subunit has translation MNQLVLIALRRPYTFVVMSILILFLGTKTIRHMPTDVFPNITIPVTSVVWIYSGMIPPQVEGRITYMFERFLTSTVEGIKYIHSHSYYGSSITNIFLQDGIDVGRAEADIVGIAQNVVKALPPDISPPMVMRLAPSSIPVAMLEISSEDLTPAELYNLTYMRIRPLMVTVPGIVLPHPYGGQDMQVMVNLDPQKMLARHLTPSDIHDVLMKQYLVLPSGDIKIKQTDWVVLTNASPLKIDDFSNIPIKREGNAYVYLRDVASVRLMGRVQQNMVLVKGKQTVILVAMKSTEASTLDVVEGIKKMIPRAERVSPEGVRIRLLDDASTFVKDSISDVLHEMLTAGALVGLIVLLLLGSWRATVIVWVSIPLSIMTAIIGLHWLEETINVMTLGGLALAVGILVDDATVMIENIDRHLEMGKPLEQAIIDAANQIVVPTLVATLCIAIAWFPLFDLSGVAGYLFKPMAEAVMIAMIASFIFSRTLVPTMAKYMMKSHHEQPHEHQPHGQPAAEPSRNVFVRFQQGFERRFNRFRDSYEVLLKRMIARRRAFVTVSLAVAVGSMGLFFFLGRDYFPEIRSGVIQMHMRAPLGTRIEVSGRITTLVAHSIEELLPNQVENIVSNCGLPVGPHNLAFIPTPTIGSQDCDMTILLHNEKSPVWDIRKTLRKGLKERYPGTEFTFQPSDLTAKILNFGAPAPIDVQVNGPDTYPSYEYTLKLADEFRKIPGAKDVVVHQTMRTPTMMVEGNRTFGLNVDRTERDMAENLLMTTAGSQQIDQIYWLDPSTGMSYLINVYTPQPFINSVNSLKTVPVDSSNDLRGDVQLLGNLSDLIPEGTPGVITHGNIMPLFDIYVSVEDRDLGGVLADVQKVAKSMEDQKPRSAEVEIHGQASLMYDAYAELIFGLLVAIMLIYLLIVVNFQSWLDPFIIITALPGALAGIAWALFLTHTRLSEPALTGAIMCMGTATANSILVVSYAREMLQEHGDALRAAIEAGTTRFRPVLMTAAAMIFGMVPMATGYSQNAPLGRAVIGGLLMATLFTLLFVPCVYAIVYSRRTAKLPKEII, from the coding sequence ATGAATCAGCTTGTCCTCATTGCACTCCGCAGACCGTACACCTTCGTCGTCATGTCCATTCTCATCTTGTTTTTAGGGACCAAGACGATCCGTCACATGCCGACCGACGTCTTTCCGAATATCACAATTCCCGTCACCTCCGTGGTCTGGATCTACTCCGGCATGATCCCACCACAGGTGGAAGGGCGCATCACGTACATGTTCGAACGCTTTTTGACCTCGACGGTCGAAGGCATCAAGTATATTCATAGTCATTCTTATTACGGCAGCAGCATCACCAACATCTTTCTCCAGGACGGAATCGACGTGGGCAGGGCCGAAGCGGATATCGTGGGTATCGCGCAAAATGTCGTCAAGGCTCTACCGCCCGATATTTCTCCGCCCATGGTCATGCGTCTTGCGCCTTCCTCCATCCCGGTGGCCATGCTTGAAATCAGCTCCGAGGATCTGACGCCCGCAGAGCTCTACAATCTCACCTACATGCGAATCCGCCCGCTGATGGTCACCGTACCGGGGATCGTCCTCCCACACCCATACGGGGGGCAGGACATGCAGGTCATGGTCAACCTTGATCCCCAGAAAATGCTCGCTCGTCACCTCACCCCGTCGGATATTCACGATGTTCTGATGAAGCAATATCTCGTGTTGCCGTCCGGCGATATCAAGATCAAGCAGACCGACTGGGTCGTCTTGACGAACGCGTCACCGTTGAAGATCGATGATTTTTCGAATATTCCGATCAAGCGGGAGGGCAACGCCTACGTCTACCTGCGCGACGTGGCGTCGGTGCGCCTCATGGGCCGGGTGCAACAGAACATGGTGCTGGTGAAGGGCAAGCAAACCGTCATCCTCGTTGCGATGAAGAGTACGGAGGCCTCGACGCTCGACGTGGTCGAGGGGATCAAAAAGATGATCCCGCGCGCCGAACGAGTCTCTCCGGAGGGCGTGAGGATCCGGCTCCTCGACGACGCCTCAACCTTCGTGAAAGATTCGATCTCCGACGTGCTCCACGAAATGCTGACCGCCGGCGCGCTGGTCGGCCTCATTGTGCTGCTGCTGCTCGGCTCCTGGCGTGCCACGGTCATCGTCTGGGTCTCGATCCCGCTGTCTATCATGACCGCCATCATCGGCCTGCATTGGCTCGAGGAGACGATCAACGTCATGACCTTGGGCGGTCTGGCGCTGGCCGTCGGCATTCTGGTCGATGATGCCACCGTGATGATTGAGAATATCGACCGCCATCTCGAGATGGGCAAGCCGCTGGAACAGGCCATCATCGACGCCGCTAATCAGATCGTCGTGCCGACCCTCGTTGCCACCCTGTGCATCGCGATCGCCTGGTTCCCGCTCTTCGATCTCAGCGGCGTCGCCGGCTATCTGTTTAAACCGATGGCGGAGGCCGTCATGATCGCGATGATCGCCTCCTTCATCTTCTCGCGCACGCTGGTGCCGACCATGGCGAAATACATGATGAAGAGTCACCATGAGCAACCGCATGAACACCAACCTCACGGACAGCCGGCTGCGGAGCCGTCGCGGAACGTCTTCGTCCGTTTTCAGCAGGGGTTCGAACGCCGCTTCAACCGGTTCCGCGACAGCTACGAGGTGTTGCTCAAACGGATGATCGCTCGTCGCCGTGCCTTCGTCACCGTTTCGCTCGCCGTCGCGGTCGGCTCGATGGGCCTGTTTTTCTTCCTCGGTCGCGACTATTTCCCGGAGATCCGGTCTGGGGTCATTCAGATGCACATGCGGGCTCCGCTCGGGACGCGTATCGAGGTGTCAGGCCGCATTACCACGCTCGTCGCCCACAGCATCGAGGAGTTACTGCCCAATCAAGTCGAAAACATCGTCAGCAACTGCGGTCTGCCGGTCGGACCGCACAATCTCGCGTTCATTCCGACGCCGACGATTGGTTCTCAGGATTGTGACATGACGATTCTCCTGCATAATGAAAAATCGCCTGTGTGGGACATCCGAAAGACGCTCCGCAAGGGCTTGAAAGAGCGGTACCCGGGGACCGAATTCACGTTTCAGCCATCCGATCTGACCGCCAAGATTCTCAACTTCGGTGCGCCAGCGCCGATCGACGTGCAGGTCAACGGCCCGGATACGTACCCTAGCTACGAATACACTCTCAAATTGGCCGACGAGTTTCGCAAAATCCCCGGGGCGAAAGACGTGGTGGTTCACCAGACGATGCGTACGCCGACCATGATGGTCGAAGGAAATCGTACGTTCGGGCTTAACGTCGACAGAACCGAGAGGGACATGGCCGAAAATCTCCTCATGACCACCGCCGGCAGTCAACAAATCGATCAGATCTATTGGCTCGACCCCAGTACCGGCATGTCGTACCTGATCAATGTCTATACGCCGCAGCCGTTCATCAATAGTGTCAATAGTCTCAAGACCGTTCCGGTCGATTCCTCAAACGACCTGAGGGGTGATGTCCAGTTGCTCGGCAATTTGTCCGACTTGATACCGGAGGGGACGCCGGGCGTCATCACACACGGCAACATCATGCCGCTCTTCGACATCTATGTCTCCGTTGAAGATCGCGACCTCGGCGGGGTGTTGGCGGATGTACAGAAAGTCGCCAAGAGCATGGAGGACCAGAAGCCGCGCAGCGCGGAGGTCGAAATCCACGGCCAAGCCTCATTGATGTACGACGCCTATGCCGAGTTGATTTTCGGGCTACTCGTCGCGATCATGCTGATTTATCTGTTGATCGTCGTCAATTTCCAATCCTGGCTCGATCCCTTCATCATCATTACCGCCTTGCCCGGCGCGCTGGCGGGCATCGCCTGGGCCTTGTTTCTCACCCATACGCGTCTGTCGGAGCCGGCGCTGACCGGCGCCATCATGTGCATGGGCACGGCGACCGCCAATTCAATCCTCGTGGTGTCCTATGCGCGCGAGATGCTTCAAGAGCACGGCGACGCGCTGCGAGCCGCGATCGAAGCAGGAACGACCCGCTTCCGTCCCGTGCTCATGACCGCCGCAGCCATGATTTTCGGGATGGTCCCCATGGCGACGGGCTATTCACAGAACGCGCCGCTGGGCCGCGCCGTCATCGGCGGCTTGCTCATGGCCACGCTCTTCACTCTGCTTTTCGTACCCTGTGTGTATGCCATCGTTTACAGCCGGCGTACGGCTAAGCTACCGAAGGAGATCATATGA
- a CDS encoding methyltransferase, whose translation MPEPDISALPPHARLVQMGTAHWVSHILYVAAKLSLADHLGKGPTPVDDLAAVTNTHPPSLGRFLRTLGYLGLVTEDSAGRFMLTTLGAALKTGAPGSARAAILTLASPIMTQGWGRLLESVQSGKPGLEQAMGMPIFEWLAQHPEEASLFSETMVSFHGAEPSAVAAAYDFSGMRTIVDVGGATGNLLATILSRHPKPRGILYDLPHVIRDAPTLLRSHGVADRVTIESGSFFDRVPSGHDAYLLSHIIHDWTEAQCLRILGHCRRALAPAGRVLVIEMVLPEGNAPHPGKMLDMMMLVGPGGQERTIPEYRALLDKADLRLTKVVPTESAVSIVEAMSF comes from the coding sequence ATGCCCGAACCCGATATCAGCGCTCTTCCCCCTCATGCACGACTCGTTCAAATGGGCACTGCGCATTGGGTGTCGCACATCCTCTACGTCGCCGCAAAGTTGAGCCTGGCAGACCATCTGGGCAAGGGACCGACCCCTGTGGATGATCTGGCCGCTGTGACGAACACCCATCCCCCTTCCCTTGGCCGTTTCCTGCGGACGCTCGGATATCTTGGCCTCGTAACCGAGGACAGCGCAGGCCGCTTCATGTTGACCACTCTTGGTGCGGCTCTGAAGACTGGCGCCCCTGGTTCGGCTCGCGCAGCGATCCTGACGCTGGCGAGCCCGATCATGACGCAAGGATGGGGACGTCTGCTTGAGTCAGTCCAGTCAGGAAAACCCGGCTTGGAGCAGGCGATGGGCATGCCCATCTTTGAGTGGCTGGCTCAGCATCCCGAAGAAGCCTCCCTCTTCAGCGAGACCATGGTGAGTTTCCATGGAGCGGAACCGTCCGCCGTGGCCGCTGCGTACGACTTCTCCGGCATGCGCACGATCGTGGACGTCGGCGGGGCGACGGGCAATCTGTTGGCCACTATTCTGAGCCGACATCCCAAGCCGCGCGGTATCCTGTACGATCTTCCCCATGTTATCCGCGACGCTCCGACACTGCTCCGGTCTCACGGCGTGGCCGATCGGGTGACGATTGAGTCCGGCAGTTTCTTCGATCGTGTACCCAGCGGCCACGATGCGTACCTGCTCTCGCACATCATTCACGATTGGACCGAGGCCCAGTGCCTGAGGATTCTGGGGCATTGCCGGCGAGCCCTCGCACCAGCCGGTCGTGTGTTGGTGATCGAGATGGTCCTACCGGAAGGCAACGCGCCGCACCCGGGAAAAATGCTGGACATGATGATGCTCGTCGGCCCCGGCGGACAAGAACGGACAATCCCCGAGTATCGCGCGCTCCTTGACAAGGCCGATCTTCGACTGACGAAGGTTGTACCCACGGAATCAGCCGTAAGCATCGTGGAGGCGATGAGCTTCTGA
- the tmpT gene encoding thiopurine S-methyltransferase, with protein sequence MDPNFWQQRWEKNEIGFHEDNANPLLVNHFHELSVAKGCRIFVPLCGKTLDISWLLSHGYRVAGAELSRLAIEQLFMGLGMKPEIATVGGIEQWSANNLDIFVGDIFELSGKMLGPVDAVYDRAALVALPAEMRKRYTAHLTEITGKAPQLLITYDYNQSLMEGPPFSVSNEEVHRHYATTYDLRLIAGTQVAGGLKGKAPAKENVWLLKGSGRS encoded by the coding sequence ATGGACCCAAATTTTTGGCAACAACGGTGGGAGAAGAATGAAATTGGCTTCCACGAAGACAACGCCAATCCACTCCTGGTCAACCATTTCCATGAGCTGTCGGTAGCCAAAGGCTGTCGGATCTTTGTCCCCTTGTGTGGAAAGACGCTGGATATTTCTTGGCTACTGTCCCATGGCTATCGTGTGGCTGGAGCTGAATTGAGTCGACTCGCCATCGAGCAATTATTTATGGGACTCGGCATGAAACCGGAAATCGCGACCGTCGGCGGCATCGAGCAGTGGAGCGCGAACAATCTCGACATCTTTGTCGGCGATATCTTCGAGCTGTCTGGAAAGATGCTCGGCCCAGTTGATGCCGTCTATGACCGGGCCGCATTGGTGGCGCTTCCCGCAGAAATGCGCAAGCGATATACAGCACACCTCACGGAGATAACCGGCAAGGCGCCACAGCTACTGATTACCTATGACTACAACCAGAGCCTGATGGAAGGTCCTCCGTTTTCAGTGAGTAATGAAGAGGTTCACCGGCACTACGCCACGACGTATGATCTCAGGCTCATTGCCGGCACGCAGGTTGCCGGCGGGTTGAAGGGAAAGGCACCTGCCAAAGAGAATGTCTGGCTGCTGAAAGGGTCGGGGAGAAGCTGA
- a CDS encoding inorganic pyrophosphatase, with amino-acid sequence MKEKNGKRRGEDTSQTPEVRGGSDPFQRLLGLMFKAHPWHGVSIGEEAPDVVTAYIEIVPTDTVKYEVDKSSGFLKVDRPQRFSNFCPVYYGLIPQTYSGSQVAGIFAKRARRKDMIGDGDPLDICVLSEKSIPHSDILLTALPIGGLSLADGGEADDKIIAVMRDDAVYGNFTDVSQCPKALMDRLQHYFLTYKSAPGTIHHKVEITSVYGREEALKVIRASHADYRAKYPELSSLWPKNL; translated from the coding sequence ATGAAAGAGAAGAATGGGAAGAGAAGGGGAGAAGACACAAGCCAGACGCCTGAGGTACGCGGGGGAAGCGATCCTTTTCAGCGTCTGCTCGGGCTGATGTTCAAGGCGCATCCGTGGCACGGTGTGTCTATCGGGGAGGAAGCCCCGGACGTGGTGACGGCCTACATCGAAATCGTCCCGACCGATACAGTCAAGTATGAAGTGGACAAGAGCAGCGGCTTTCTCAAGGTGGACCGGCCGCAGCGGTTTTCCAATTTCTGCCCGGTCTATTACGGGCTGATTCCGCAGACGTACTCCGGAAGCCAGGTGGCGGGCATCTTCGCCAAGCGAGCGCGTCGCAAGGACATGATCGGGGACGGCGATCCCCTCGACATCTGCGTGTTGTCGGAAAAGAGCATTCCGCACAGCGATATCCTCCTGACGGCGCTGCCGATCGGTGGGTTGAGCCTGGCCGATGGCGGGGAAGCCGACGATAAGATCATCGCCGTGATGCGGGACGATGCGGTGTATGGCAACTTCACGGATGTTTCACAATGTCCGAAGGCGCTCATGGATCGATTGCAACACTATTTTCTGACCTATAAGAGTGCGCCGGGCACGATTCATCACAAGGTGGAGATCACGAGCGTGTATGGACGGGAGGAAGCGCTGAAAGTCATCCGCGCTAGCCACGCCGACTATCGCGCGAAGTATCCGGAGCTGAGTTCCTTGTGGCCAAAGAATCTGTAG
- a CDS encoding cytochrome b/b6 domain-containing protein yields the protein MALHIQSEEVVSREGELIPIAEPSVLEAPSAANDHRGSSPPAIERVYRHRLPVRISHWLNVPFLIILIMSGLQIFNAHPALYWAIVLIVTVRYSQSGPCKLAVAK from the coding sequence ATGGCGTTGCACATTCAATCTGAAGAGGTCGTCAGTCGGGAAGGGGAGCTGATACCGATTGCAGAGCCGTCAGTCCTTGAGGCACCGTCGGCAGCGAATGATCACAGGGGTTCTTCTCCTCCCGCGATCGAACGGGTGTACCGCCATCGGCTACCGGTGCGGATCAGCCACTGGCTGAATGTTCCGTTCCTCATCATCCTGATCATGAGCGGCCTGCAGATCTTCAACGCCCATCCGGCTCTCTACTGGGCGATCGTTCTGATCGTGACCGTTCGCTACTCTCAATCAGGCCCGTGCAAACTGGCAGTGGCGAAATAA
- a CDS encoding zf-HC2 domain-containing protein, with the protein MMAQEEGQPTLSEITCREIVQWASAYLDEYVGDERKRQIAMHLAICAGCESYVKQIATVRALLRLLPKAVEQPSDSHRLRQAFAERAGPSPAGS; encoded by the coding sequence ATGATGGCACAGGAAGAGGGGCAACCGACTCTCTCAGAGATAACCTGCCGAGAGATCGTGCAGTGGGCCTCGGCCTACCTCGATGAATATGTCGGAGACGAGCGGAAGCGTCAAATAGCCATGCATTTGGCCATCTGTGCCGGTTGCGAGAGCTATGTGAAACAGATTGCGACGGTTCGAGCACTGCTGAGATTACTGCCCAAGGCCGTCGAACAACCATCCGATTCTCACCGATTGCGCCAGGCCTTTGCTGAGCGGGCAGGCCCATCACCAGCCGGTAGTTGA
- a CDS encoding transposase codes for MPRRPRLAAGDLAYHVLNRRVGRLSLFETRTDYVAFEKILAEAHAHSRIRIAAYCLMPNHWHLLLWPKRDGELSEVVRWITVTHTQRWHVHHQTAGTGPVYQGRFKSFPVQMNEPFLAVARYVERNALRARLVRQAENWQWSSLWRRTQGDPKLTTWLSDWPIDRPRNWVARVNRPETGEELEALRVSVQRGRPFGEEAWVKRMTRRFGMESTLRPRGRPKGS; via the coding sequence ATGCCACGCCGTCCGCGCCTCGCAGCCGGAGACCTTGCCTACCATGTCCTCAATCGCCGTGTCGGACGCCTGTCGCTGTTTGAGACACGGACCGACTATGTCGCCTTCGAAAAGATTTTGGCGGAAGCGCATGCACACTCTCGGATTCGTATCGCCGCCTATTGTCTGATGCCGAATCACTGGCATCTGCTCCTCTGGCCGAAACGCGATGGAGAACTTTCCGAAGTGGTCCGCTGGATCACCGTGACGCATACCCAACGTTGGCACGTTCACCATCAAACAGCCGGCACTGGTCCGGTCTACCAGGGCCGATTCAAGTCATTTCCGGTGCAAATGAATGAGCCCTTCCTCGCGGTTGCTCGCTATGTGGAGCGCAATGCGTTGCGGGCGAGGCTGGTTAGGCAAGCCGAAAATTGGCAATGGTCCAGCTTATGGCGCCGAACGCAGGGGGACCCGAAGCTGACCACATGGCTGAGCGACTGGCCGATAGACCGCCCACGGAATTGGGTGGCGCGGGTGAATCGTCCTGAAACCGGCGAGGAACTGGAGGCCCTTCGGGTGAGTGTGCAACGTGGCCGTCCCTTTGGCGAAGAAGCCTGGGTGAAACGGATGACTAGACGATTCGGAATGGAATCCACATTGCGGCCACGTGGACGTCCGAAAGGCTCGTAA
- a CDS encoding cytochrome b/b6 domain-containing protein: MQTGSGEIKGVTTILGHQFDTTGVLGYSNGMRRAFPAWATIPSARWLAMGRQWHLFFAWLFVINGVIFIAYVLASRHVTRDLTPTGKDLRGIGKSIQDHLILRHPTGDEAKRYNVLQKLAYASILFIVAPLIVLTGLAMSPTIDTTFPWLLTIFGGRQAARTIHFLACFSFVGFIIIHVLQVVLTGFFNNIRSMVTGWLIVKHEGVSHEACTYDGTTQLPQGNPGGSEPGCAFRLRQAHAEQLVSGYSPQSRAVDRNSATGGHSKGCIGKRIPQGRHLDSISGQWQQ, encoded by the coding sequence GTGCAAACTGGCAGTGGCGAAATAAAAGGCGTCACGACAATTCTTGGTCATCAGTTCGATACGACCGGTGTTCTCGGCTACTCCAACGGCATGAGAAGGGCCTTTCCAGCCTGGGCGACCATTCCAAGCGCTAGATGGCTCGCCATGGGGCGACAATGGCACCTGTTCTTTGCCTGGCTTTTTGTGATCAACGGTGTGATTTTCATCGCCTATGTCTTGGCGAGTCGACATGTCACGCGCGATCTGACTCCGACAGGTAAGGATCTCCGTGGTATCGGTAAGTCGATCCAAGATCATCTGATTCTTCGGCATCCCACCGGTGACGAAGCCAAACGGTACAACGTCCTTCAGAAACTGGCCTATGCAAGCATCTTGTTCATCGTGGCACCGTTGATTGTGCTGACCGGTCTCGCGATGTCGCCCACGATCGATACGACCTTTCCATGGCTATTGACCATCTTCGGCGGACGTCAAGCGGCGAGGACGATTCACTTTCTCGCCTGTTTTTCATTCGTCGGATTCATCATCATTCACGTCCTCCAGGTGGTCCTCACCGGGTTCTTCAACAATATCCGCTCGATGGTCACTGGGTGGCTCATCGTCAAACATGAAGGAGTAAGTCATGAAGCATGCACGTACGATGGAACGACGCAGCTTCCTCAAGGGAACCCTGGGGGCAGCGAGCCTGGTTGCGCTTTCCGGTTGCGACAAGCTCACGCAGAGCAGCTGGTTTCCGGCTATTCTCCGCAAAGCCGAGCGGTGGACCGAAACAGTGCAACGGGCGGTCACTCCAAGGGATGCATTGGCAAAAGAATACCGCAAGGTCGACATCTCGACAGTATTTCCGGCCAATGGCAACAGTGA
- a CDS encoding molybdopterin-dependent oxidoreductase, whose protein sequence is MAKEYRKVDISTVFPANGNSDPGTEQYAEHVAQNFSEWTLDVVGLVQAPRSWSLAALKELPSRTQITRHDCVEGWSAIGKWTGVPVGDLMRQVEPLPNARYAVFHCADVDDEGIAYYESMAVADCYHPQTILAYELNDAPLDIPHGAPLRLRFEQQLGYKQAKYVMKIELVDSLAGIGGGKGGYWEDQGYEWYAGI, encoded by the coding sequence TTGGCAAAAGAATACCGCAAGGTCGACATCTCGACAGTATTTCCGGCCAATGGCAACAGTGATCCCGGTACCGAACAATACGCCGAGCACGTTGCACAGAATTTTTCTGAATGGACGCTGGACGTGGTCGGCTTGGTGCAGGCGCCGAGAAGTTGGTCCCTGGCCGCGCTGAAAGAGCTGCCCTCCCGGACACAAATCACCCGCCACGATTGTGTCGAGGGCTGGAGCGCTATCGGGAAGTGGACCGGTGTTCCGGTCGGTGATTTGATGCGCCAAGTCGAACCGTTGCCGAATGCCCGCTACGCGGTATTTCACTGCGCCGATGTGGACGACGAAGGAATCGCCTACTACGAGAGCATGGCGGTGGCCGATTGCTATCATCCACAAACGATTCTGGCCTATGAGTTAAATGACGCGCCATTGGATATTCCACATGGTGCCCCGCTCCGTCTCCGATTCGAGCAACAGCTCGGGTATAAGCAGGCGAAATATGTGATGAAGATCGAACTGGTCGACTCCCTTGCCGGCATCGGTGGCGGGAAGGGAGGCTATTGGGAGGATCAGGGGTATGAGTGGTATGCCGGTATATAG